From a single Oreochromis niloticus isolate F11D_XX linkage group LG4, O_niloticus_UMD_NMBU, whole genome shotgun sequence genomic region:
- the LOC109201929 gene encoding cytochrome P450 2K1: protein MEHFGDFIFFILFSPTTMLGAVVLLLVLYLVSVTFMSKEKRNEPPGPRPLPLLGNLLQLDLKRPHKTLCELSKKYGSVFTLYFGTNKVVVLAGYETVREALVNYAEEFGERNISPILYDINRGHGILFANGESWKELRRFALTTLKNFGMGKRLSQDKILEECGYLIQVIEEHKGNAFDTALPITYATANIISAIVFGSRFDYGDPVFKNMVKRANQTICVTGSASVQLFNMFPRLFGWIKNRQVVLKNVEMAVRDIKNLTKHLKDTLEPGLCRGLVDCFLIRKQKEEESCVLDTHYNEENLTVIVNNLFAAGTETTAATLRWGLLLMAKYPHIQEQVHEELSRVVGSRQVCVDDRKNLPYTDAVIHETQRLANIAPMSLPHQTSQDVTFRGYFIKKGTIVFPLLTSVLYDESEWESPRTFNPSHFLDKNGQFVKRDAFMPFSAGRRVCLGESLAKMELFLFFTSLIQRFRFTPPPGITEDELDLTPALGFTTPPSSHMLCAVSRQ, encoded by the exons ATGGAACATTTTGGGGATTTtatctttttcattttgttcagtCCCACCACAATGCTGGGAGCCGTTGTTCTCCTGCTTGTACTTTATCTTGTCTCTGTCACTTTCATGTctaaggaaaaaagaaatgaaccCCCAGGACCGAGACCTCTGCCCCTGCTTGGTAACCTGTTGCAATTAGATCTCAAGAGACCCCACAAAACTCTGTGTGAG CTTTCAAAGAAATATGGCTCTGTATTTACTCTTTACTTTGGAACCAACAAAGTCGTGGTCCTGGCTGGATATGAGACCGTCAGAGAGGCACTGGTCAACTATGCAGAGGAGTTTGGAGAGCGCAACATCTCCCCGATACTTTATGATATAAACCGAGGTCATG GAATTTTGTTTGCAAACGGAGAATCGTGGAAAGAGCTGAGACGTTTTGCCCTCACCACCCTGAAAAACTTTGGGATGGGCAAAAGACTTTCTCAGGATAAAATCTTGGAGGAGTGTGGCTACCTGATTCAAGTGATTGAAGAGCATAAAG GAAATGCTTTTGATACAGCTCTTCCAATAACTTATGCAACAGCCAACATTATCTCCGCTATTGTGTTTGGAAGCAGATTTGACTACGGTGACCCTGTATTCAAGAACATGGTGAAGCGAGCCAATCAAACCATATGTGTCACAGGTTCTGCATCAGTCCAG CTTTTTAACATGTTTCCCCGGCTGTTCGGTTGGATAAAAAATCGCCAGGTGGTGTTAAAAAATGTTGAGATGGCTGTCAGAGATATAAAGAATTTAACTAAGCATCTGAAAGACACTCTGGAGCCTGGACTGTGTCGAGGGCTTGTGGACTGTTTTCTGATTCggaaacagaaagaagaa GAGTCCTGTGTTTTGGATACTCACTACAATGAGGAGAACTTGACAGTCATAGTGAACAATCTTTTTGCTGCTGGCACTGAAACCACAGCAGCCACACTGAGATGGGGTTTGCTGTTAATGGCTAAATACCCACACATACAGG AGCAGGTCCACGAGGAGCTGAGCCGGGTAGTAGGGAGCCGTCAAGTTTGTGTAGATGACCGGAAAAACCTGCCGTACACTGATGCAGTCATTCACGAGACTCAGAGACTGGCGAATATTGCCCCCATGTCTCTTCCTCATCAAACTAGCCAAGATGTCACCTTCAGGGGATACTTTATCAAAAAA GGAACTATTGTGTTTCCCCTTCTCACCTCTGTGCTGTATGATGAGAGTGAATGGGAGAGCCCACGCACTTTTAACCCTTCACATTTTCTGGACAAGAATGGTCAATTTGTCAAGAGAGATGCCTTCATGCCCTTTTCTGCAG GTCGCCGGGTGTGTCTCGGAGAAAGTCTGGCTAAGATGgagctcttcctcttcttcacctcCCTCATTCAGCGCTTTCGTTTCACTCCTCCACCTGGAATCACAGAGGATGAACTGGATCTCACACCAGCTTTGGGATTCACCACCCCTCCTTCATCTCATATGCTGTGTGCTGTCAGTCGCCAGTGA